One Amorphoplanes digitatis genomic window carries:
- a CDS encoding TetR/AcrR family transcriptional regulator C-terminal domain-containing protein, with translation MAVPPYQRIAAEIAARIAAGDLAPGDRIASTRQLTAQYGIAMATATKVIATLREQGLVRALPGVGTVVAAPARPADAAPDRDRVVRAAVTIADAEGLAALSMRRLAAEIGVPTMSLYRYVADKEELLLLMTDSIFAVNPPPPLTAEDDGWRRCVEAIARQQWAIYRRHPWLAQAMSFTRPLLAPHAMAYTEWTMRALDRHGLSANTQFRAAVMVANYVRGTAVNLEHEAQAEQETGMTGDQWLQARQARFEAVLATGRLPMMARYLAADDRDFNLDTLVEFGLQRLLSGLAEVLEP, from the coding sequence ATGGCCGTACCGCCGTACCAGAGGATCGCCGCGGAGATCGCCGCCCGGATCGCCGCCGGCGACCTCGCGCCCGGCGACCGGATCGCGTCGACCCGGCAGCTCACCGCGCAGTACGGGATCGCGATGGCGACCGCGACCAAGGTCATCGCCACCCTGCGCGAGCAGGGGCTGGTCCGGGCGCTGCCCGGCGTCGGGACGGTCGTGGCCGCGCCGGCCCGGCCGGCCGACGCGGCGCCGGACCGCGACCGGGTCGTGCGCGCCGCCGTGACGATCGCGGACGCCGAGGGCCTCGCCGCGCTGAGCATGCGCCGGCTCGCGGCCGAGATCGGCGTGCCGACCATGTCGCTCTACCGGTACGTGGCCGACAAGGAGGAGCTGCTGCTGCTCATGACCGACTCGATCTTCGCGGTGAACCCGCCGCCGCCGCTGACCGCGGAGGACGACGGCTGGCGGCGCTGCGTCGAGGCGATCGCCCGGCAGCAGTGGGCCATCTATCGGCGCCACCCCTGGCTCGCGCAGGCGATGTCGTTCACCCGGCCGCTGCTGGCCCCGCACGCCATGGCGTACACCGAGTGGACCATGCGGGCCCTGGACCGGCACGGCCTCTCCGCGAACACCCAGTTCCGGGCGGCGGTGATGGTGGCGAACTACGTGCGCGGCACGGCGGTCAACCTGGAGCACGAGGCGCAGGCCGAGCAGGAGACCGGGATGACCGGCGACCAGTGGCTCCAGGCGCGGCAGGCACGGTTCGAGGCCGTGCTGGCGACCGGGCGGCTGCCGATGATGGCACGCTACCTGGCCGCCGACGACCGCGACTTCAACCTCGACACCCTCGTCGAGTTCGGGCTCCAGCGCCTGCTCAGCGGCCTGGCCGAGGTGCTGGAGCCCTGA
- a CDS encoding ABC transporter ATP-binding protein — translation MTDAVRLETLYKTYADTGTAVTALDGVTATFAAGTFTAVMGPSGSGKSTLLQCAAGLDRPSAGRVFIDGAELTAIKDTAMTRFRRGRVGFVFQDYNLLPALTVEQNVLLPLRLAGRRADRGRCAEVLTRLGLGDRRHDLPERLSGGERQRVAVARALVAEPAVVFADEPTGALDLRSAREVLTLLRAVVHEHGRTVVMVTHDPVAAAYADSVLFLADGRLAGALSAPTAEAVAERLTHLGDLVADRAGSPT, via the coding sequence ATGACCGATGCGGTACGCCTAGAGACGCTCTACAAGACCTACGCAGACACCGGCACCGCCGTCACCGCGCTCGACGGCGTGACGGCCACGTTCGCCGCCGGCACCTTCACCGCCGTGATGGGCCCGTCCGGTTCCGGCAAGAGCACCCTGTTGCAGTGCGCGGCGGGGCTGGACCGGCCCAGCGCCGGCCGGGTGTTCATCGACGGCGCCGAGCTGACGGCGATCAAGGACACCGCCATGACCCGGTTCCGGCGCGGCCGGGTCGGCTTCGTCTTCCAGGACTACAACCTGCTGCCGGCGTTGACCGTCGAGCAGAACGTGCTGCTGCCGCTGCGCCTCGCCGGCCGCCGCGCCGACCGGGGCCGCTGCGCGGAGGTGCTCACCCGGCTGGGCCTCGGCGACCGGCGGCACGACCTGCCCGAGCGGCTCTCCGGTGGAGAGCGGCAGCGGGTGGCCGTCGCCCGCGCCCTGGTCGCCGAGCCGGCCGTCGTCTTCGCCGACGAGCCGACCGGCGCGCTCGATCTGCGCAGCGCCCGCGAGGTGCTGACCCTGCTGCGGGCGGTGGTGCACGAGCACGGCCGTACCGTCGTCATGGTCACCCACGACCCGGTCGCGGCCGCGTACGCGGACTCGGTGCTCTTCCTCGCCGACGGCCGGCTGGCCGGCGCGCTGAGCGCGCCCACCGCGGAGGCCGTCGCGGAGCGGCTGACCCACCTGGGTGACCTGGTCGCGGACCGGGCCGGGTCGCCGACATGA
- a CDS encoding FtsX-like permease family protein has protein sequence MIAVALRNLRHRPGGFVATFLSAFLGATLLMAFAAMVDTAAGADAASAESLVTTASVAGGWCLVIVVFAVTSTLSLAVTRRAEQTALLRRVGATGPQLLRMIVGEAAAIALLAAAVAVPAGLVLGRLLLALLQDTGQVAGDVGYAFGPVAPAVGFGVTLLGAILAALATARRTVGSAGPRRAHPRARRLAGVLFLLVAANCATLTVTLMDGKGIDAMQTAGQASIWASIGLALFAPELLRLVTAALGPPVRLLGGVAGELAVIGVRQRTRQLAGAVMPVVLFTGIATGTVYMQGIEDDAAAGTVAPEYARDIQTLNYVVVGMITIFVAIMLVNTLIAATAHRRREFAQQRLAGSTRGQLTAMLACEALLVTVTGVLAGSAAALFTIMSFGAARADRAWPDATPIAYAVIVAVAVGLTAFSVLGTARRTVRGPAVAGLR, from the coding sequence ATGATCGCCGTCGCCCTGCGCAACCTGCGGCACCGCCCCGGCGGATTCGTGGCGACGTTCCTGTCCGCGTTCCTGGGTGCGACGCTGCTCATGGCGTTCGCGGCGATGGTCGACACCGCGGCGGGCGCCGACGCCGCCAGCGCGGAGTCCCTGGTCACGACGGCGAGCGTGGCCGGCGGCTGGTGCCTGGTGATCGTCGTCTTCGCGGTCACCTCGACCCTGAGCCTGGCGGTCACGCGCCGCGCGGAGCAGACGGCGCTGCTGCGCCGGGTGGGCGCGACCGGCCCGCAGCTGCTCCGGATGATCGTGGGGGAGGCCGCGGCGATCGCGCTGCTCGCCGCGGCGGTGGCCGTGCCGGCCGGCCTCGTGCTGGGCCGGCTGCTGCTCGCGCTGTTGCAGGACACCGGCCAGGTCGCGGGAGACGTCGGTTACGCGTTCGGCCCGGTCGCGCCGGCGGTGGGCTTCGGGGTGACCCTGCTCGGCGCGATCCTCGCGGCGCTGGCCACCGCCCGGCGTACGGTGGGCTCGGCCGGGCCCCGGCGGGCGCACCCGCGGGCCCGCCGCCTCGCCGGGGTGCTGTTCCTGCTGGTCGCGGCGAACTGCGCGACGCTGACCGTGACGCTGATGGACGGCAAGGGCATCGACGCGATGCAGACCGCGGGCCAGGCGTCGATCTGGGCGTCGATCGGCCTGGCGCTGTTCGCACCGGAGCTGCTGCGGCTGGTCACGGCGGCGCTCGGCCCGCCGGTCCGGCTGCTCGGCGGCGTCGCGGGCGAGCTTGCCGTGATCGGGGTGCGGCAGCGCACCCGGCAGCTGGCGGGCGCGGTCATGCCCGTCGTGCTGTTCACCGGCATCGCCACCGGCACGGTCTACATGCAGGGCATCGAGGACGACGCCGCGGCGGGCACGGTGGCGCCGGAGTACGCCCGCGACATTCAGACCCTGAACTACGTGGTGGTCGGAATGATCACGATCTTCGTGGCGATAATGCTGGTCAACACCCTGATCGCGGCGACGGCGCACCGGCGGCGGGAGTTCGCCCAGCAGCGGCTGGCGGGATCGACCCGCGGTCAGCTCACCGCGATGCTCGCGTGCGAGGCGCTGCTCGTGACGGTCACCGGGGTGCTGGCCGGCTCGGCCGCCGCGCTCTTCACGATCATGTCGTTCGGCGCGGCCCGTGCGGACCGCGCCTGGCCCGACGCGACCCCTATCGCGTACGCGGTGATCGTCGCGGTGGCGGTCGGGCTGACGGCCTTCTCGGTGCTCGGCACGGCGCGCCGTACCGTCCGGGGCCCGGCCGTCGCGGGCCTGCGGTGA
- a CDS encoding PAC2 family protein has protein sequence MTEFDGLPLLRSPVAIAAFEGWNDAADASTAAVEHLEQVWQAREITTVDPEEFYDFQVSRPTITMAEGEARKIEWPTTRFSVASPPGTERDVVLIRGIEPSMRWRTFCEQILEVCHSLEVNRIVLLGALLADVPYTRPLPISGTASEKEVAERYKVVPTRYDGPTGIVGVLQEAAGRADVDALSFWVHVPHYANNPPCPKATLALLSRLEDVLDLPVPLADLAEEADEWEKRVRAAAEQDSELGDYVRELEERVGDEGIKPLTGDEIASEFEKYLRRRGGSAGPTAGSW, from the coding sequence GTGACAGAGTTCGACGGTCTTCCCCTGCTGCGCTCCCCCGTGGCGATCGCCGCCTTCGAAGGGTGGAACGACGCCGCCGACGCGTCCACGGCCGCGGTGGAGCACCTCGAGCAGGTGTGGCAGGCCCGCGAGATCACCACCGTCGACCCGGAGGAGTTCTACGACTTCCAGGTCAGCAGGCCGACCATCACCATGGCCGAGGGCGAGGCCCGCAAGATCGAGTGGCCGACCACCCGGTTCAGCGTGGCGAGCCCGCCCGGCACCGAACGCGACGTGGTGCTGATCCGCGGGATAGAGCCGAGCATGCGCTGGCGCACGTTCTGCGAGCAGATCCTCGAGGTGTGCCACAGCCTCGAGGTCAACCGGATCGTGCTGCTGGGCGCCCTGCTCGCCGACGTGCCATACACCCGGCCGCTGCCGATCAGCGGCACCGCGTCGGAGAAGGAGGTCGCGGAGAGATACAAGGTCGTCCCGACCCGCTACGACGGCCCGACCGGCATAGTCGGCGTGCTTCAGGAGGCGGCCGGGCGCGCCGACGTCGACGCCCTCTCGTTCTGGGTGCACGTCCCGCACTACGCGAACAACCCGCCGTGTCCGAAGGCGACGCTCGCGCTGCTCAGCCGGCTCGAGGACGTCCTCGACCTGCCGGTGCCCCTCGCGGACCTCGCCGAGGAGGCCGACGAGTGGGAGAAGCGGGTCCGTGCCGCCGCCGAGCAGGACTCCGAGCTGGGCGACTACGTCCGCGAGCTGGAGGAGCGGGTCGGCGACGAGGGCATCAAGCCGCTGACCGGCGACGAGATCGCCAGCGAGTTCGAGAAGTACCTGCGCCGCCGCGGCGGCTCCGCCGGCCCGACCGCGGGCTCCTGGTAG
- the metH gene encoding methionine synthase produces the protein MPNSFLAALTDRILVADGAMGTMLQAADLDVDTDFQGLEGCNEILNVTRPDVVRGVHEAYLAAGADCVETNTFGANLGNLGDYDIQDRIRELSEAGARVAREAADTWSTPEQPRYVLGSIGPGTKLPTLGHTHYTTLRDAYHENAAGLILGGADALIIETCQDLLQTKSAVVGSRRAMAEVGREVPIICHVTVETTGTMLLGSEIGAALTALEPLGIDLIGLNCATGPAEMTEHLRYLSQSAGIPISVMPNAGLPVLAAGGAYYPLTPDELAEALERFVREYGVSLVGGCCGTTPAHIAAVVERVRGLRAAPRTVAHPPAAASIYHEVPFRQDAGVLMVGERTNANGSKAFREPMLAGDWQACVEIARSQARDGSHLLDLCVDYVGRDGTQDMRELAGRFATASTLPIMLDSTEPQVVEAGLEMLGGRCVVNSVNYEDGDGPGSRFARMMPIVKEHGAAVVALTIDEEGQARDADWKVRVASRLIDDLTGTWGMNRADILVDCLTFPIATGQEETRRDGLETIEAIRRITELYPGVNFTLGVSNISFGLNPAARQVLNSVFLHECVLAGMTSAIVHASKILPMSKIPDEQRQVALDMVYDRRSEGYDPLQKFLQLFEGVDVKSARESRAQELASLPLDERLKRRVIDGERNGLEDDLLEALQASSALAIVNDVLLDGMKTVGELFGSGQMQLPFVLQSAEVMKAAVAFLEPHMEKNEDEDGKGRIVLATVKGDVHDIGKNLVDIILSNNGYEVVNIGIKQPINAIIDAAEQHQADAIGMSGLLVKSTVVMKENLHEMAARGVASRFPVMLGGAALTRAYVEDDLRSQYEGEVHYARDAFEGLSLMDRVMTAKRGGAPVIDPEREAALAARRARREKQRAMVTANLPPLDDTSVRSDVSPSADVPAPPFFGTRVIKGIPLNDYASMLDERATFLGQWGLKPARGGSGPSYDELVETEGRPRLRYWLDRLAADHTLEAAVVYGYFPAYSEGNTLVVLDENGTSERARFTFPRQRQERRLCLADFFKPREAGQLDVVGLQLVTVGQPISEYTAKMFARNEYRDYLEVHGLSVQLTEALAEYWHRRVRSELTLPNGTTVGTNDPADLAGILKNDYRGCRYAFGYPACPDLEDRAKVVDLLDATRIGVTLSEEFQLEPEQSTDAIIVHHPDANYFNAK, from the coding sequence GTGCCGAATTCCTTCCTTGCCGCGCTGACCGATCGCATCCTCGTCGCCGACGGGGCGATGGGCACGATGCTGCAAGCCGCAGACCTCGACGTGGACACCGACTTCCAGGGTCTCGAGGGCTGCAACGAGATCCTGAACGTGACCCGGCCCGACGTCGTCCGCGGCGTGCACGAGGCCTACCTGGCCGCCGGCGCCGACTGCGTGGAGACGAACACCTTCGGCGCGAACCTCGGTAACCTGGGCGACTACGACATTCAGGACAGAATTCGCGAACTCTCCGAGGCCGGCGCCCGGGTCGCCCGCGAGGCGGCCGACACCTGGTCGACCCCGGAGCAGCCCCGGTACGTGCTCGGCTCGATCGGCCCCGGCACCAAGCTGCCGACGCTGGGCCACACGCACTACACGACGCTGCGCGACGCGTACCACGAGAACGCGGCCGGGCTGATCCTCGGCGGCGCCGACGCGCTGATCATCGAGACCTGCCAGGACCTGTTGCAGACCAAGTCCGCGGTGGTCGGCTCCCGCCGGGCGATGGCCGAGGTCGGGCGCGAGGTCCCGATCATCTGCCACGTGACCGTGGAGACCACCGGCACGATGCTGCTGGGCAGCGAGATCGGCGCGGCGCTGACCGCGCTCGAACCGCTCGGCATCGACCTCATCGGACTGAACTGTGCCACCGGGCCCGCCGAGATGACCGAGCACCTGCGCTACCTGTCGCAGTCTGCGGGCATCCCGATCTCGGTAATGCCCAACGCCGGCCTGCCCGTCCTGGCCGCGGGCGGCGCCTACTACCCGCTCACCCCGGACGAGCTCGCCGAGGCCCTGGAGCGCTTCGTCCGCGAGTACGGCGTCTCGCTGGTCGGCGGCTGCTGCGGCACCACGCCCGCGCACATCGCGGCGGTCGTCGAGCGGGTCCGCGGGCTGCGCGCGGCGCCGCGTACCGTCGCGCACCCGCCGGCCGCCGCCTCGATCTACCACGAGGTGCCGTTCCGGCAGGACGCCGGCGTGCTGATGGTCGGCGAGCGGACCAACGCGAACGGCTCGAAGGCGTTCCGCGAGCCGATGCTGGCCGGCGACTGGCAGGCCTGCGTGGAGATCGCCCGCAGCCAGGCCCGCGACGGCTCACACCTGCTGGACCTCTGCGTCGACTACGTCGGCCGCGACGGCACCCAGGACATGCGCGAGCTGGCCGGCCGCTTCGCCACCGCGTCCACCCTGCCGATCATGCTCGACTCGACCGAGCCGCAGGTCGTCGAGGCCGGCCTGGAGATGCTCGGTGGCCGCTGCGTGGTCAACTCGGTCAACTACGAGGACGGCGACGGCCCCGGCTCCCGCTTCGCGCGGATGATGCCGATCGTCAAGGAGCACGGCGCCGCCGTGGTCGCGCTGACCATCGACGAGGAGGGCCAGGCCCGCGACGCCGACTGGAAGGTCCGGGTCGCCTCCCGGCTGATCGACGACCTCACCGGCACGTGGGGCATGAACCGCGCCGACATCCTGGTCGACTGCCTGACGTTTCCCATCGCCACCGGCCAGGAGGAGACCCGCCGCGACGGCCTGGAGACGATCGAGGCGATCCGGCGCATCACCGAGCTGTACCCCGGCGTCAACTTCACCCTCGGCGTCTCGAACATCTCGTTCGGCCTGAACCCGGCCGCCCGCCAGGTGCTCAACTCGGTCTTCCTGCACGAGTGCGTGCTGGCCGGCATGACCAGCGCGATCGTGCACGCCAGCAAGATCCTGCCGATGTCCAAGATCCCGGACGAGCAGCGCCAGGTCGCCCTGGACATGGTGTACGACCGGCGCAGCGAGGGCTACGACCCGCTCCAGAAGTTCCTCCAGCTCTTCGAGGGCGTCGACGTGAAGTCGGCCCGCGAGTCCCGCGCGCAGGAACTGGCGTCGCTGCCCCTGGACGAGCGCCTCAAGCGCCGCGTCATCGACGGCGAGCGCAACGGCCTGGAGGACGACCTCCTCGAGGCGCTGCAAGCCTCCTCGGCGCTGGCGATCGTCAACGATGTCCTGCTGGACGGCATGAAGACGGTCGGCGAGCTGTTCGGCTCCGGCCAGATGCAGCTGCCGTTCGTGCTCCAGTCCGCCGAGGTGATGAAGGCGGCGGTGGCGTTCCTCGAGCCGCACATGGAAAAGAACGAGGACGAGGACGGCAAGGGCCGCATCGTGCTCGCCACGGTCAAGGGCGACGTGCACGACATCGGCAAGAACCTTGTCGACATCATCCTGAGCAACAACGGCTACGAGGTCGTCAACATCGGCATCAAGCAGCCGATCAACGCCATCATCGACGCGGCCGAGCAGCACCAGGCCGACGCCATTGGCATGTCCGGCCTGCTGGTGAAGAGCACCGTCGTGATGAAGGAGAACCTGCACGAGATGGCGGCCCGCGGCGTGGCCAGCCGGTTCCCGGTCATGCTGGGCGGCGCCGCGCTGACCCGCGCGTACGTGGAGGACGACCTGCGCTCGCAGTACGAGGGCGAGGTCCACTACGCCCGCGACGCCTTCGAGGGCCTGTCCCTGATGGACCGGGTGATGACCGCCAAGCGCGGCGGCGCCCCCGTGATCGACCCCGAACGCGAGGCCGCGCTCGCCGCCCGCCGCGCCCGCCGCGAGAAGCAGCGCGCGATGGTCACGGCGAACCTGCCGCCGCTGGACGACACCTCGGTCCGCTCGGACGTGTCCCCGTCCGCCGACGTGCCCGCCCCGCCGTTCTTCGGCACCCGCGTCATCAAGGGCATCCCCCTCAACGATTACGCGTCGATGCTGGACGAGCGGGCGACGTTCCTCGGCCAGTGGGGCCTCAAGCCGGCCCGCGGCGGCAGCGGCCCCTCCTACGACGAACTCGTGGAGACGGAAGGCCGCCCCCGACTGCGCTACTGGCTGGACCGCCTGGCCGCCGACCACACCCTCGAGGCGGCCGTCGTCTACGGCTACTTCCCGGCGTACTCGGAAGGCAACACCCTCGTGGTGCTGGACGAGAACGGCACGTCGGAGCGGGCCCGCTTCACGTTCCCCCGCCAGCGCCAGGAACGCCGCCTCTGCCTGGCCGACTTCTTCAAGCCCCGCGAGGCCGGCCAACTCGACGTCGTCGGCCTGCAACTGGTGACGGTCGGCCAGCCGATCAGCGAGTACACGGCGAAGATGTTCGCCCGCAACGAGTACCGCGACTACCTGGAGGTACACGGCCTGTCGGTCCAGCTGACCGAGGCACTGGCGGAGTACTGGCACCGACGGGTCCGCTCGGAACTGACCCTGCCGAACGGCACTACGGTCGGCACGAACGACCCGGCAGACCTGGCGGGAATCCTGAAGAACGACTACCGCGGCTGCCGGTACGCCTTCGGCTACCCGGCCTGCCCGGACCTGGAGGACCGCGCCAAGGTCGTCGACCTACTGGACGCGACCCGCATCGGCGTGACCCTGTCCGAGGAATTCCAACTGGAACCCGAACAGTCCACCGACGCGATCATCGTCCACCACCCGGACGCCAACTACTTCAACGCCAAGTAG